The Nostoc sp. 'Peltigera membranacea cyanobiont' N6 genome contains the following window.
CGCAAGAAAAATTTTTTACATAAATCAAGATTGTGAAATTGACTCTGAACCAAATGGCATCCTTGATAAGGAAAATTATTGAGGCTCTTGGGTGCAGAGGAGGAAAGGAACAGGGTATGCATACGGACGGAAGCAATAGAAATTCACCGTTGTCCGAATAGGGAAAATGGATAGTGCAATTTGCTTTATTCCCAATATGTCTTCCAATCATCCTTAAAAGCTTGCTGTAATTTTTTCATATAAGCAGATGTTTTAATTTTCACCATCCATAGGTTATTACTATCGCTGCCACCTCCTTTACAAATAACACCTTCTGATACACCATATTTTCCTTCTCGAATATCATCAATAAATTGACCTGTTAGCTTACCGCGATAAATAACCTGGGCAATGTTTAGGTAATTAAAATCTCGGAGAAATCGTTCGGGAGCAATAATACATTTATCAGTTTGTACATCAAAGAGAATTAGTTGTTTTGGGTCATCCTTTCGATGCATCCCGGCAAAGGAGTTAGTCCCAAAAAACTCTGTAAATACTGTAATTTCCGGCGAGTGATAATTTAAATTTTCTTGAAATACTCTTTGTAAAGGATTAGCAAAGTCTCTGTTAAAAATCTCAGGAGCTTCTTCTAAACCTGGATGCGCTTTGTTGAATTGTGCAATTCCCATATCATCTAAATCAAACCGATCCCGACGCGTACCAAAGGCATACCACCCAAGTTCCAATTCCCAAACCCAGTGAAGATTTGTACCATCATATTTCTCAAAAGCTATGCAGCGTTCCCAAGGACAATTTTTGCTATCTGGAATTTTTGGATAAACAAGTTGCACTCGTGTCATTGCGATCAAAAGAGGTCTGTAACGCTTGCATTATAGAACCTATTAGACATATCCAAAATAGTATATTTTGTGGTAAAAGAAGATCGTGGGAAGTTTTTTGACACTAAAGTATGAGTGAGATACTGAATTACATTGAGAAGAATCCTCAAGAGGCAAACCGGTTAAGGACTACATTCTAGCCACACAAAGGCTTTGACTATTTTAGGAGATGTCTAATGACATCTCCAAGTCTTTTGTGAGAATATCGCCGCCATTTTGCCTTCTCTTAATGCGTGTCTGAGTCACTGGTTGCCACATTTTGATACCGACAAGGACTTTTAAAACATCCTTCTAAGAGCGTTATAGAATAGAAATAAACCTTATATACATTAGCTAATTAAGCAGAATTGACCATGACCACTTCTAAACGCCACTACCACATCACTACTTTCGGTTGTCAGATGAATAAAGCTGACTCAGAGCGCATGGCTGGCGTTTTGGAAGATATGGGCTTTGAATGGTCTGAAGACCCGAATAATGCAGATGTGATTCTCTACAATACCTGCACAATTCGAGATAATGCCGAGCAAAAGGTATATTCCTATCTTGGCAGACAGGCGAAGCGCAAGCATGAGCAGCCTGATTTAACGCTGATTGTTGCTGGTTGTGTTGCCCAGCAAGAAGGCGAAGCGCTGTTGCGACGAGTTCCAGAATTAGATTTGGTAATGGGGCCACAACATGCCAACCGCCTTAAAGATTTGCTGGAGTCGGTGTTTAATGGCAACCAAGTTGTAGCAACCGAGTCGGTTCACATTATTGAAGATATCACCCAACCGCGACGAGATAGTAAGGTAACAGCTTGGGTAAATGTAATTTACGGCTGTAACGAACGCTGCACCTACTGCGTGGTTCCCAATGTGCGAGGTGTCGAACAATCTCGCATACCGTCAGCTATACGGGCTGAAATGTCAGAATTAGGACGGCAAGGTTACAAGGAAATTACTCTACTCGGTCAAAATATTGATGCTTACGGCAGAGATTTGCCAGGAACAACGTCAGAAGGTCGGCATCTGCACAACTTCACAGATTTACTTTATTACGTCCATGATGTGCCAGGGATTGAAAGATTAAGATTTGCTACTAGCCACCCCCGTTATTTTACAGAGAGATTGATTAAGGCTTGTGCTGAGTTGCCCAAAGTCTGCAAACACTTCCACATTCCCTTTCAATCTGGGGATAATGAACTTTTAAAGGCGATGTCGCGCGGTTATACCCATGAGAAATATCGGCGGATTATCGATACCATTCGGCGATATATGCCAGATGCCTCCGTTAGTGCTGATGCGATTGTTGGTTTTCCTGGGGAGACAGAAGCACAGTTTGAAAATACCCTGAAACTGGTGGAAGATATTGGTTTTGATATGTTGAATACAGCAGCATATTCGCCGCGTCCAGGGACACCTGCCGCTTTGTGGAACAATCAACTAAGTGAAGAAATTAAAAGCGATCGCCTCCAACGGCTCAATCATTTGGGAAACTTGAAAGTAGCAGAGCGATCGCAACGTTACTTTGGACGCATCGAATCCGTTTTAGTAGAAGACCAAAACCCCAAAGATCAAACCCAGGTGATGGGACGCACTGATGGTAATCGGTTGACATTTTTCAGTGGTGACATTAAAGAATTGAAAGGGCAGTTAGTAAAAGTAAAAATTACTGAAGTTCGCCCTTTTAGCTTGACAGGTGAACCAGTTGAAGTGCGAGAAGTCATGCCAGTTTAATCGTGAGGCTACCGCTCTTTTATCACTCTGAAAAAAGAAAAATCAAAAGACAGTAATTTGCCAAGAGAAGCAAAATTTCACTGTCGTAATTTCTTTATCAGGCTTTGCACGGTGGATTCTGGTTGCTGACGTGGCACCGGCTTTTGTTGTCCAAAGCCCTCAAACAATTCATCCAGTTTAACCGTGAAACCCAAATATGCTCCACCTGCGGAACGTGTCCCAGAAAAATCTCGGTCATCAACTTTTCCAAACACATATCCAGCCGAAAGGCGCAAATTAGGAGTGAGGTAATAGCCTGTTTCTACCACAAAACCTGTCTCACTGTAGTTAGATTGGCCAATCCAACGAGCCTCACCAACTAAATCCCAGCTATATCCCAAACGATAGGTAGCTCGTAATTGTCCCAGATTAACCGTACTCGTACCAACTAAATCGTTAGCCAAATAAGAAGTACTGTTACGCAAAGCATACTTACCATAGAATTCCCATTGCCAGTTAGGGGCGTAAATAGCTTCTAAGGCAAAGGTATGGTCTTGGGAACCTGTACCACTGCCTAGCAGGATGGTGTCAGGAATAATCGCCGGATTTTGGCGATATTCATAACGTAATAAAGCATTAAATTTATCGCTATTGGGGTCGCGGTAAGCTAAACCCAACTTCAGGTTAGCCGTATCTCCCAATCCTGACAGCTTTTGATTAGAAGAGTTTGCCTGTTGATAGCGTACCAAAGCTGTGAGAGCCGGAGAAATTTTACCTGCGGCACCTGCGGTAATTACTGTATTGCTACCACCAGAAGAAGTGCGATGTTCGTAACGAGCGCTGGCTTGAAACTGGGGATTATCAGAGTATTCTAGCCCAACACTGTAACTATCTCCACCTTCAAATCCGATCGCAGATGCTGATTGACCAAAGGCATAGGGTTGGGCATATTGTTGACCCGCCGCAGTTCGTCCGAAGAAGTTGCCAAATATGTGTTCGTAAGCTAAATTCAGCCGCAATCCCGAAGCAATAGTCCAGCGGTTATTTAAACCTATTGCTCCTTGGGTAGTCAGTTCATTAGCACCACCTAAAATTGAGTAACGACCAGTCAAGGTAGTATCGGTTCCGAGTTTGTGTTCGCCATTGACACTTAAGCTGGTGATGGAATTACCCGAAAATTGACCGCCAGTGTAAAACTGTTGAGCCAGACTGACACTGACACCAGGAATTAATGCCCAATTCAATCCTAAGATGGTACGGTCTGGGTAAACTGTATCTTTTTGGGAAGATAAACTGAGTTCATTTTGAGCTTGGAAAGTCAGGTTCTTAGCGATGGGAACAGTAAAACGCGATCGCAATTGATCGGAATTACTACTTAAAGCGCTGTCAGCGATTCGGTCTTCCCGACGACGATGAATCCAATCTACATCCAAAGTGGCACTACCCAAGCGTTGTTGAATCCCAGCCGAAATCGTCGTCAGAGAATTATCAACTTGGCTCCCAGGTATAGCCTCAGAACGGGGTGCAAACAGTTCTTCAAAGGTGTCTAGGGGTTGGGGAGCAATCCCAAAATTGTCTTCATGGTCATATTGTGCCCTGACATTGGTACTTGAGGTGAGTCTAGCTGTAACCTGCGCCCCATAACGGGTTTGTCCTGGGACAAAGCTAATAGTGGCATTATTGACAAAACCTGTATCAGCAAAGCGATAATAGGCTCGACCTTGAATCCCATTGGCAATTTCTCCCTCAGCTTCCAATCGGTACGCATCACCACTGACTTTTCCCACAACATCAGAATCATTCATGGAATGGGCATATTCTGCGATTAACTTCCCCTTGTCACCCAAAGCTATCAGCGCATCTGCACCGTAGAGTTGAAAATCACGCACCCCATGATTTTCTTGGAGGTAAGTTGCTCCTATCCAACTTTCTTGATTCAGCTTGCGGGAAAGGTTATATTGCAGACGACCGGCAAAGATATTGCTATCAGAGTTTTGGTCGTCGTATTGATAAGTAACAACAATCCGGCGTACCAATACTTGTCCAGTTTGATCGATATCTGTGCGAAGAATCGGTTCGCGGAATAATAAAGTACCGCGATCGTAGTCGATTTCGTAGTCTGGGCCTCGGTTAAGCTGTTTGCGTTCTAGTACAGTTCCAGGGCGATTTAGTTCTTCTAACTCGATAAAGACATTTTCACTACCTGCTTGTAATATTCTGCGAGAGAGGAAGTAATAACCACTAGTACCATCGGGAGCAATGGTATCCCGTTGAAATCCCTCTAAGTTGTTCCCATAGAAGCCGGAAATTTGTAAGTTTCCTAAGTTGTAGTTAGCTTTAAAGCCGTGGAGTTGACGGGTGATAGAAGTAAATTGCTGCGATCGCCTTGCAAACTCTTCTGTGTTGTAGTCACCCCACATGGCATAATCAGGATCGGAGCCGGGGATACCATTTGAACGCTCAAAACGCAAAAATACACTGTCAATTGAAGGAGCGACTACATCAACTTTCGAGCTATCGCCGTAGACAGGATAGTTTTGCTCGCTGGATTGGTAAGTTCTAAACAGGCGATTATCGCAGTTGCAATCTTCATTCAGATTACGAGAACTGTTGTATGCACCTGTAAACAACCATTCCCCGATCGCACCAGTGGCAAATATCGCTGAATGGAAATCTAATCGCGTGCCGTTATCTTTGTCAGGAGGGAGAAAATCACGAAAACTGCCGTAATAATCTGTCCCTCTCGCGCCCAACCGTAAATCTATTACCCCT
Protein-coding sequences here:
- a CDS encoding RNA ligase family protein, which translates into the protein MTRVQLVYPKIPDSKNCPWERCIAFEKYDGTNLHWVWELELGWYAFGTRRDRFDLDDMGIAQFNKAHPGLEEAPEIFNRDFANPLQRVFQENLNYHSPEITVFTEFFGTNSFAGMHRKDDPKQLILFDVQTDKCIIAPERFLRDFNYLNIAQVIYRGKLTGQFIDDIREGKYGVSEGVICKGGGSDSNNLWMVKIKTSAYMKKLQQAFKDDWKTYWE
- the miaB gene encoding tRNA (N6-isopentenyl adenosine(37)-C2)-methylthiotransferase MiaB; the encoded protein is MTTSKRHYHITTFGCQMNKADSERMAGVLEDMGFEWSEDPNNADVILYNTCTIRDNAEQKVYSYLGRQAKRKHEQPDLTLIVAGCVAQQEGEALLRRVPELDLVMGPQHANRLKDLLESVFNGNQVVATESVHIIEDITQPRRDSKVTAWVNVIYGCNERCTYCVVPNVRGVEQSRIPSAIRAEMSELGRQGYKEITLLGQNIDAYGRDLPGTTSEGRHLHNFTDLLYYVHDVPGIERLRFATSHPRYFTERLIKACAELPKVCKHFHIPFQSGDNELLKAMSRGYTHEKYRRIIDTIRRYMPDASVSADAIVGFPGETEAQFENTLKLVEDIGFDMLNTAAYSPRPGTPAALWNNQLSEEIKSDRLQRLNHLGNLKVAERSQRYFGRIESVLVEDQNPKDQTQVMGRTDGNRLTFFSGDIKELKGQLVKVKITEVRPFSLTGEPVEVREVMPV